In the Hydrogenobacter sp. genome, one interval contains:
- a CDS encoding SCO family protein, with protein sequence MRSLVRLLLGGFFPLLLFFALAHSQGTGIPPNESKTIGTHLPNVKLMDSSGNIFELYQLKGKPIILSPIYTHCSSACPIITDSLRKVVYKLGRPGQDFWVLSLTFDPKDSLKDLRRFQKEHSIDGVGWKVVMADNPEDLFKLMDAIDFRFMSLPESRDFVHPNLIVFVSPDMTVKKYLYGVVFNVKDVKKALEYAEGKEDLLERARPFLFFLSVLGFGMSSLYVLLKLFHR encoded by the coding sequence ATGCGTTCCCTCGTGCGCCTTTTGCTTGGGGGATTTTTCCCCCTCCTTTTATTTTTTGCTTTGGCGCACTCGCAAGGTACGGGCATACCTCCAAATGAATCAAAGACGATAGGAACTCATCTGCCCAACGTTAAACTTATGGATTCTTCCGGAAATATCTTTGAACTTTACCAGCTTAAAGGAAAACCGATAATTTTGAGTCCCATATACACACACTGCAGTTCAGCGTGCCCTATAATAACAGATTCCCTAAGGAAGGTAGTTTATAAGCTTGGCAGACCCGGACAGGATTTTTGGGTTCTGAGCCTTACCTTTGATCCGAAGGATAGCCTTAAAGACCTTCGGAGATTTCAAAAAGAGCATAGTATAGATGGTGTAGGCTGGAAAGTTGTGATGGCTGATAATCCAGAGGATCTCTTTAAACTCATGGATGCTATAGACTTCAGGTTTATGAGTTTACCAGAAAGCAGAGATTTTGTTCACCCTAACCTCATAGTATTCGTATCACCCGATATGACTGTAAAGAAGTACCTCTACGGTGTGGTTTTTAATGTTAAGGATGTCAAAAAGGCTTTAGAGTATGCAGAAGGTAAAGAAGATCTTCTTGAAAGAGCAAGACCTTTTCTCTTCTTCTTGAGTGTTTTGGGTTTTGGTATGTCATCCCTCTACGTACTTTTAAAACTCTTCCACAGATGA